Genomic window (Zingiber officinale cultivar Zhangliang chromosome 2B, Zo_v1.1, whole genome shotgun sequence):
CAGCGCCGCCAAAGGCCGAACCAGACCCAGAAGCACCACTGCCACAGCCGCCGCCACATCCCCAAGAAACCATTTTTCTCTCCTCCGCCCTGCCATTCCCTCCAAGCGCAACCCCTCAGCGCAGGAGAAAGCTATTCTGAGAGTAAATCTTGGAGGTTACGCCCCAAAACCTGCGAATTAAATcagtaagaaaagaaaaagggggcAGTTTGCTTCATACGGAGTCAACTACACACCAACCACGAGGagtaagaagaggagaagaggaaggggagGGGGAAAGGGAGGCCGCAACGAACTGACGCAGAAAGTCCAACAATAACTCCGCCCATGTCTGTGCAACAATCGCATCAAATCCAGACAGCGAACCCAGAAATTTTAAACGAGAAGCGATTAGAATAAGGCGCAGCCGCTAGCAGACGGCGAGTCTCCGTCGGAGACGACCTCCAGACTCCAGTGGAGTCCTCGGGGGCGGCGAAAGATATCCGGATCGAGTGTTGCGGTCCACTAACATATACGAAATGGGATCTCTCATCGTAGCCGTTGGTTTGATGCTAATGACGAGGTGCAGACGCGTGTCGATATTTGAGGGGAATTGGAGATTTAATTTGCTGCGGTCATGGGGCGTGGCGCAGCTGGCTGGGTAAAGTTGGTAGTAACGTGCGATGCGTGGTATTGTCTGGACTTGGCTGTCACGTTGACGTAATATGATTTATTATggtaaattatatataattaataatttcTCATAAGTTTTTTTTACTTATCTTATCACGCTAGTTTTTTTAGTCTTCCTAAATgtatataaaattttatcttaaaaaatatCATTCGTCCACGTGCGATACGTAGTCGGATAAAGACTACATTATTTATTGGCAAAAAAAAACGTTTTTTTTTCTTGAAGTCGtcgaaaaactatttctataATCAAAATTGCGTTCAACCATCACCCTCCACACCCCTCCCTATTTAACCTTTTCGAAACCAGTTTTATTTTTCTTACGTGATTATAGTAATTACGGCTGTGTCATAATGGTACTTAttactatttaattaaaatttggaatatttaataattaactttaaattaatttggtcaatatttttttcatttcatataaaaataatttcaagaatttttagtCATTTCAATCACAAtacttattaataattttaactttttattcGTCTCAAATCACATacacataatttaatttttactaTTTGAATCATTTCTTTTCACCATTTTAATTCTTATCATCTTTCTCTCTTCCCCTCTCTATCTAATTTTTACTATAACTTTCTCCTTATATATTTTATATCACAACACATCAATATGTTTCGACTTTTCTGCATATTAATACCGTCATATCAATCTATCTACATATATCTCAtcgatttttttagaaaaatcatAGTCATATCTATTCATCTCTTTATCCCATCGGTTCTTCAAGGGATATAAGACATTATCGCTACATAACTTGAGGTATGATTAataatctaatttttattttatttttggattaatttttttatataaaaaatcatacctagagcatccacatTATATaccttatttaaaaattttactctaAATTTTGGACAAAGTAGCTAAAAAAATCTTTTATCAACTACCTTATCCActccctaaattatgcatttattaacagtaattttttaaatttaggaaATGAATTCCATTCTCTaaacattataaaagaaatagaagaaataaAGATACTAAGATATATGATGTATTAAAAAttggatatctaaatttaataaggTAATTTTTGTACTCTAAATTATACATTTTAGATAGAGAAGATGATATGGATACTCGAagtattaaatttaatatttaaatatttaaccgtaaatatttatttacataatttatacgtattattatattatagattaattataataattcttgaagttattatataattatagtagttacgattatttaattattataattatatatgGGGTTACAATAATTATGATGTCATAATTGTAGTATAATAATGATTAATATTAATCATAAATAACTTAtttatattgtaataattataatttataactGCATTGATATAATGCTAACTTAGgttgattaaaaaaatgataatcataATTAGTCTCATTGATTATTTCTGGGTGATCGGTTCGATCTCACAGAAATTTTCCATTGATCATTAGGGTAAATCGGAAAGTGCACATAATAGTTAGTCCAGAAACATAGCATCCTTTGATTGAGCtccttatttggaggaaaaatttctgtAAATACATCATAGTTGTGGTTTGAATCGTAGATATCTGAATGATAATCTGGATATTCTACTGTAATACCATAACCCCAAGGACTAACCTATGTTGACTAGGATTAATAAGAGATGAGTGTTTATATTAAAAGAACTATGGAATATAGTTGCTGCACTATAACATTATTGTCCATAAAATGTAGCCGTTAACTGTGGTAAATTTGTAGAAAAGTATAATACAATGTTATTTTTTAACGTGTGCAAAATATTTTATTGGGAGTTTACTTTTTGATCATTGTATGAGAGTAGAATATCTTTTATAATTTATCTGTCAGTATCTTATAGTAGGGTCGATGAAATTAGGCTGCTTGAGATGAGAGATATCACTATTTACTAATACAATACACTATTATTAatgttgttttttttatttttttaaattgatatCAAGTATCCAGCTTACATCAATTAATCATAGGGGTAATCGACAAGGGTGGAGCCACGTTGTTGGCTACTCGGGCTATAGCTCGGGGGCCAACAATGATGGAAAGCTAATTTCCTTAAGcagaaatggaaaaaaaaaataaaaggctaGCTTGGGTGATGTCGACGTCCACACCAGTGGCCCACAGTCCAGGCAAATCACCTGAGCTGGCTTTGCCAGTGGTGATCTGTTTGACACCACAAAAGTTCCCTCAACCATTAAAATAAATCAGAAAGCACTCGTAATAGATGATTAATTATATAGAACGTAATGTAGATAGTGGACATATGAAATCTGTAATGTAATAATTAAGAGTTAATTTTCAGAAACTGATGACTTAAAATTTATTCCAACGTACATCTAACGTgtctatatatacatatatttacTTATCTACTGGGTCAACCGGATCTAGTTCAgataacgaattttttttttttttaatcaaccttacgttaaaaaattttatttattaatttattaaaaataagagTTGATCGTTAGATATCACAGAATTGAAAAGACAGCCGCTGAACCATTACCTCGGTGACAATGTTATTAAAATTGCTAAGAGTTGctactataatataatattaattgatAAGAGATACATGTTCGCAGTTACGAACACAGTTTATTATATTAAGGAAGTGTCATGAagatataataatattaaaaataaagataTATTTGAAACGTAAAATATGTAGAGGTGGGTGAGATGAGGGTGGACTGCgacataaaaaatttgaaaaaaaaaacctgcTTCTACTATTCCAATAAAAATGTATggccttttaatttttcttttttatctatttatttttaaaagagcaTCCTCGTTGAACAAATATCTATTTTTATCGTAAAAACACAATTATTTATAGTTATTTTAGTTAAAAtggataaataattttaatttgattaaaattattatatgtaAAATATTCTTAGACTCGATATAAAACTGTCCTAATTTAATTGAAATGGCTccaccttaaattttttaaaaaatattattataataaatttagtaaattttttatataataaacTCCACCGTGACGGATTGAGTTAGATTGTTAattaaactatgataaacattGAATAAGTTcagttcagatcctctgtcctCAAATTTTTTTATCCTTGTGTCCCCTTGCCGATCAGACGGACCAGAATACATTTCAAGGATgtcttgcacatcacgaggatactgcacacatcttaaggATGCCATAATGTATTAAGATGTAATCTGATCCGTCCAATTGAcaggggacacggggacagaagATTTGATTTCGAATAAGTTATATCACTATGGTAAATATTGAATGAGTTATATGATATAGAAACTTCATCTACACTAGCAACCATATTCAATAATTTAGGTTAAAGTTAGCAACTTTATATTTTTGTTTACAAAAGCAAGCGGCGACTGTTTAATTAAACCGCCATTATCACAAGTCAATTACATATCAATTGTTATTAAAATCTATATTAATGTCGTTTTCTCtcattttcaaataaattatgtaaaatagaattttaaatattttctatcgAATGGGAACCTAATATGATGGCTCATCATACTAGTAATAAACTAATAATTGGGCATGACAAATTCCTACGAATACGGTGCAACCATAAAATACTCAaaagaatattaaattttgaatcgaaTTGTGAAAGTCGACTTCTTGgtataaattataataaattttaaaaaataaatttatatatatatatatatatatatatatatatatatatatatatatatatatagctgttCATGATAAACTAAgttatttctcaaataaaataaaataaaaatatggaACCTTCACGTTAATTAACTCCTGGACCGTTGAGGGAGTTAATTTCCGACCACTGTAAGGTACGACGACAACTAAATCATTTTCCCCGTAGTAGGTCAGATGGCGACCGATAACAAAAATTAGAGTTTTACGTTGACACGAAACTTTAGTTGCAAATGTTGCTTCGACTGCCTCATCGTGACCTTGACAACTAATGAGTTAGTGGAGGCTGTAATTTATGAATAAaattgttctatttattttttattaacttaattaaaaatatcaaaagcaatattataataattttaggaTGAAAAATATGCTGAgtactatttattttattttattttaaaaaaaacacaccATTTTAATTCTACCCTTTATTCTCAAtaactcttctctctctctctctttgtttTTTTGGCAAATTAACAAAAACAAACAGCACAACCCAAAGCACATAAATTGGACTTCATAGGCACAAATAGTAATTGGACCTTTTGGGCAAATAACAGCAATCGACAGCCCAGCAAACACCACACACTCTTCGCCTCCGGCATTGCGTGAAATCTCGATCCGCTACGGGTCACAAATGAAGGGAGCGTCCACATTCTCGTCGCTGCAATAGAGCCCTGGCCGCTGCGTGAACCCTTGCTTCTCCAGCATCTTCCTCGCTCGGATCACCAGCTTCCGGTTCGAGATCTCGCCGCCGTTCTCCTGGAGGATGCTCTGGATCGCGTTGCTCAGGGCTCCGTACGCCCCCCCGCCCTTCCCGCCTGCCGGATTCGCGTCCGCCGAAGTTTGGTCCGATTGGCATCCGCTGACCAATATCCCGCTGTCCTGGCGTTCTCCGTGCTTGCCGCTGCTCGCGTACACCTCCTCCGGCTTCACCTCCTCGTCGTCGTCCTCCCCGCCGCCTAGCTTCTGCGTCAGGAGTTCCTGAGCCAGGCCCCCGACGATGCTCAAGAATCCGCCGCTGCCCTCGCCGTCGTTGCCGTGGCGGTGGAACTTGTGGAGCAAGAACTTCATGAACTTCTTCACTTTGGGGCTGGCGTCGTCGCCGAAAACCTCGAAGAGGGTCGGCCGGATCTTGCCCACGTCGATGTCGTCCTTCCCTGTCTTCTGCTTCAGGAGCTCAAGAAAGGTGGAGAGCGGCAAGGATCGGCTCTTGAAATATCCCTCGCCGCCGCGCTCCCGGTACTCGCGCTCGGCGGCGGCCCCGTCGTCGCCGCCTATGAGGTGTCGACCTTCATGGGGAAGGTGGATACCGCGGGACTCGAATGCTTCGTGCACAGCTTGCTTCAAGAAGGATCTGAAACCAAAGCCGGATCCGGAACCGGAACTCTCTTCCGCATGGTCCCCGTGCTTAGTGCTCTCGCCGATCTGCTCCTTGGCATGGTTGATGAGGCCGCCGCTGTGGCAGGAGTCGGAGACGATGGTAAGCCGGCAGCCTCGATGTACTTTGTCCACAAACCCTCTAAAGTCATCATCTACATCCCAAATCCCATCCAAAAATCACAAACTCAATGTTTAACGCTCCCAATACCTAATTTAGACAGAGGGAGGAAGGGAATTACATACCAGTGATGAGATTCATGTCGCAAGGAACGATGCACTCGTCGTAGCCCGTATCATCATCCTCGCCAGTCTCAGCAGGGAGGCGGGTGCCATGGCCACTGTAGTGGAAGAAGAGATAATCGCCGGGCTTGGCGGCGGAGACGAGGTCGCCGAGGGCTCGGCGGATGTTGGCGCCGGTGGGCTGAGTGTAGGACTTGTCGGTGTCGATGAGGACGGTGATGTCTCGGTCGTCGAAGCCGAACTGCTCCACCAAGGAGCGGTGCATCCGGTTGACGTCGTTGATGCATCCCTTGAGTTCGGCCTTGGTGCCTGGATAGTTGCAACCCACCAAcaccgccctcttcgtcgccatgaatctccctccctctcctccccttccctctcctcgcTGTGCTGCTGCTGCAGGCTGCAGGCTGCAGGCTGCAGCTTTTGGTTCGTCAATGACTACGAGTGGAGATAGGGACAGGCTGGCGTGGGGTAATGGATTGGTGGTGGAATTgggtataaaataaatattatttcggTGCCAACCAATCAACCATCCACAGCAAACGGGTAATATGTTACAATTATACGCATGGAAAGTCTGAAGAATTGGATAAAGGATATGAACGAGGAAGGCGTCAGCTGTGTATGCCACGTAAGCAAGACAAATTCTTCTATTATTGAATGTTAATGAACACCTACTAAATTATACCTGTGTTATTTGCCGACTTGTACTTTCAATTCTACAACGCACAAAACATGCTAGGATTTAATTTAGGAACGGATTCATAGGGATGTTAAAGGTGAGCAAATCACAAATTAATTCTTTTGCTAactaaattatattaatttttttatttacattATATTTATTAAAAGTCATAAGAGCTCTGATACACTAAaggaaaaatcttaataaaatatttaaaaatagacaCATAAATTCATGATCTATCATTTCATATTTTATTGGTTTCATCATTTTATATGTTGATTCTTGAATATTTCATCAACATTCATTTATTGAAcatatcattttttatttattatttattattattattttttaaaaaataaaataataaaaaactagCTTCAATCAATATTGGTGTCGAATTATAGCCAACGATTGATATTGATTGACATTCAGGCAATTGTTGTGTAGCCTCTTTAGTACTGGCTGGTCATCGCTATTGAACTTTTGTtcctaaaattttaataaattgttGAAGGTATATAGGTGATATGTTTTTTTTTGAGTAATGATAAGTAGagagaaaaatttcaaaaaaaaattcagaaataaatatataaatttatgattcattatttttatttttatgagtcccatcattttacgtttctatctctaaatttttacttaaaattttttctctCTACATAtcattttttctctatttttttaattgttaATCCAGTTACCCAAGTATATTTGATTAGCTTCATATATTTAGACACATTATAATTTAATatatacttatatatatataatttaattttaatttgctgAAAAAATACATTCTCAGAGAAATTAAAAAGGTCTATTAAAAATTTCCGATTTTCGAAGCCCCTCTTTAGGAAAATTGCCCGCGAGAAGTTGGCGTCTCCCGTCCAATAAAAATCTCGGGAGTTTCTTGGGTGTCGCCATTAATGTCTTCTTCTTAAAAATCAACGGTCCCTTCTGTCGCACCTCCAGTTTTCAACCCTCGTCCTCAACAAACCTTACAACGCTACTTCCGAACCCAAATTTATGGCTGGCGTCGCGCTTCTCCCGGCGGAGACATCTCTAAACCTCCGCCTCGTCCCCTCGCCATTCTCCCAACTCAAGCTTCAAATCCATCCGCCTCTTCCCCCATCACCGGCGGTTTTCTTTTCTCGATTGCAGGATTGCAGGATGAGCGCTTTCAATCCCCACGGAGAGGAGAGGCAAGAGGATGGCGGGGATCCTGTTGCTGTTCGTGTCTCGTTCGAACCATGGTTTTGAGGTTTCGTTTCTTGTTCTCGTCTGCTGTTGCATGATTTGGCGAGTTGGGTTTTTGAGATGGCCTCGTCGGTTGCTCGCTTGTCCAGCGCCGCCGATGACTGGGGCGACCGTGGCCACCTGGCCGTTGCTGTCCTCGGTGCCTCACATGGTCGCCCGTCTTATGCCCCTGCCGGCATCATGAAAGTCCACATTCACCAGCAGAAGAAGAGGGTGGGAGGCGACGCGCCTTCCTCCGCTTCTCCTGCAGCGGATTTGGATCCGATCGGAAAGAAGGAGGAGCGCGGAGAGTCAAGGTCATCCGCGCGACGGAGGGAGTCGCAGATCCTCAATAAGTGGGCGGCGCGGCAGGCGCGGGAGATGGTGACGACCATCGAGCGGGAGGCTCAACAAGCGGAGATCTCCACGATTACCACCACGGGACGGCCCGTCTCCGCTCGCGCAGGATCGCTTCACCGCGAGTCGTCCCTGTCCGGGTTTCTTGAATCATCTTCCACCGCCTCCGCCGGCTGCAGCGGCGATTTGCGGGCCAATGTACGGGCTTCATCGTTGATTCAAATGTGGCGGGAGCTGGAGGCGGAGGCAGGGGCCACGACCAAGCACCAGGAGGCGTTCGGCGGAGTTGGTAGTAATGCCGAGGACGCCTGCGGTGGCGACAACAACTCTGATGTGTCGGATGCGTTGGACACATTCGGGGATTGGAGTTCGGACATGATGTCGATGGCTTCGACCGGGCCAGCGAATTCCGCATCTGCTTCTCCGATGCACGAGAGCGAGATGAGCCGTGTGGGGAGCATTGTCAGGATGCTGACGTCGAGCTATGGAGCGGGCGGCCGCTTCGTGCCGCCGCTGAACAACGACAACAATGGGTCCGGAAGAGAGAGCCCGGCGGCAGACAAGGCCGAGAGGCCACGAGGCAAGGTCTCGGGGCCGTTGGGGCTGATGAATTCATGGCGGCTGAGAGGGCGAGGAGAGATGGAGAGTTTTGTGGCGAGGATGGAGCAGGAACGGCGTCGGGAGCTCGTGGCATTGGCCGACCACCATCACGTCTCACGCTTTGCCTATTGCGGCCGTCTTCAGGTGAATTCTAACAACTACAACTCAAACCATTCAGTACATTCCTAAGAAAATTCCAAATCCTCATTTCACGTCTAAATTCACACGAGAAATTTAATTCTTTTTCTTAGAAATCTGATGTATCATTGTTTGTGTTATCACTTAATGAACTATCTTCTCAtggatttcgtttcagttgcaatATGTTGCTTGGCTTTCGAGTTCCAAGTTCTAGAAATGTTTGTCTCAAATGACCATTTGAATTATTTTCAATAAgagtaacaacaacaacaacaacaatcaaattttatcccactaggtggaatAGGCTATATAGATCCTTCTACGCCATTGCGTTCTATcctctattatatcatcatctatattgaaataaattttattttgttttattattactaattaagttttttttgatctacctcttcctcgtttgatgtgcatatttgtcatagtttcatattgcttaaattatttttaataagagTAACTTTGATAAAGTTTTCATGATTCAAAGAAGTAACCACTCCTTTGGAGAACAATTTCTCATGATTTTTTATAATTTCTTGTAGTCAATGCTAAAGCTCAGATCTTTCGAACGGCGAGTGGCGATACAGGATCAAATGCGAGCTCCCTCAAGAAGATTCCATTTGGATCAAATGCAAAATGGATCCACAATCTCAGTTATCAGGTACTACTAACCCACGTTTTGTGTTACACAATACAGGGAACTAGAGACTTCTCCCTTAGTTCTGCATTACCTAGCACGACCTTCTAAAGAGGCTTAAGTTTCAACTAAGGGGTTCCCACCTAAGAGCTTTAACATTGTGGTTTGAATTTGGGTCTTTCCTTGAACTTTCACATTGATATTGGAGTCAATCCCTCATCTCTAGCAATGTTGAGACAGGAGGGCATATCAAAGAGGGCAAGAGACTCCTTTCACAATGCCTATGAGATCCTCCTAATCTATCGAAGGATTTTGGGTTGGATTGAGTCTCTGCCATTTGTATATTGATAGTCTTCTTGCACTACCCAGTTGATCCAAAACAATAGAGATTACATGTTGATCTTGTTGCAAAAAGGTAAAATCCATCACCTTAACAGCCCCCACGACTGCCCTACGCCATTGAGAGGGATTAAATCAGGTACCGAGTAGACCCGCATGTGTGAGAGTATTTTTTACTAGCTTCGATTCGATCCTTGCTCCATGGATTACATGTTGATCTTGCTTAGATGTCTAGATGCCTAACTTGTTTTTGAATTATTTAATGTTTCTAAACCTTAAAGATTTGTTTTAAAAAACCCATTTGAAAAACATGAAATTATCTTGAGAGACATTATTTTGTAGGgttttttttctttcactttctttCATATATATGTGACTTGCTCAACACCAGGGAACGATTTAACCATAGAAGACAATGTTCTGGTAGCAAAAGGTCATTTGTGGAGAGCTCAAGCAGTGTACATATTCAGTTCCCAGCCATGATCGAAAGCACGGAGTTTCCAATAAGTGTGGATGTCCAGTTCCCTGTAAATGCTGAAAGTTCAGACACAAGCATACATGTTCAATTTCCCATGGATGCAGAAGGCTCAGTCCATGCTTCTCCTACCGACCAGTTTCCTTGTGATAAACATCAGTTGCAAGAAATAGATTCCCCTAGAGATTCAACGAGCATTCCAATGGAAGCCTGCTCGCCTATGCCTAAGCACAACGAACCACAGGATGAAAACCACAAGATTGATGGTTCTTGGGATGACAGAAATTTGTGGGTGGATAACCTTGATTGGCAAAGGCCGCTTGAATCGCTGCCATCCAATGGGTGGGAAAGTGAGGTTGCTGTCGAAGACATGGAAACTTCCCCACGGCAAGGTCTTGGGCCTCTTGGCGGTTGGATAGGCGATCAACATTCGGAGTCATGGGCATGGAGCATACGAAGAAAACCTCAGTGTTATGACTGGTTTGAGCACTTCTCAGATAATGTTGAAATAAGGGATCTCCTTGAGAGGTATATCCTGTTTCcttctttcatttttatttttagtaaaTGGATTCCTTCTCGCATCATCTGTAGATAAAGCTTCACTAATCATTTAGTGTGTTTCATGCTTGATTATTTGTTGTAAATtcatttctcttttctcttcACTTACTCTGCATTTTGAACAGAGTTTCCTTGTGAATTAATTCCAAACAATGTATGCATTGATTCATAACACAAATTAGTCAATATATTCCACCTGCAAGAATCCTGGCGACAATGGGATTAAGAAAcatatatttttagtttttcaatTTCCAGGTATTTTAAATTCTCAGTTTGAGTTCAGATCTTTATGCACTTATGTATCACTTTCATTCGCTTTGCAGAAAAAGAGTCTCTACTTCCCTCGCAAGTGACTTTTGCAATAAGATGAACCAGTTGGTATTGTCATTTATACAACGAAGAGATCAGTATTGCTCGGATGAAAATTTTGCAGAAAACAACATGGATTATCCATTCTGGCAACAAAGTCTTGTATACCAAAATGCCGAGCCTATTGAATCAGACTCATCGTCAATGGTACCTCTGCATTATTACAACTTGCAAACCCCAGAAAAATGGCAGAATGCTTCATTCACAGGCCAATCATCTCAAAATGTGGTAACATGCCTTTCATCTTTGCACTCCCATTTCCATGAAAAATCTTGGTTCATAGGATACACTATTTGTCTGCAATATAACAGGACAGGGAAGCCTTGAATGACTTGAGAAGTGAGATGACTCAAATTCATGAAGAAATTGGTGAACTGAGGCTAATGGTTCAGAATTGCATGGAGTGGCAGGACAAGCTCCGACAGTCGATCAAACAGGACATTTTGGATGCAATCAACCAGTCATCAGGTTATGGGCATTTCATATGTTTCTAATTTGCTGAATTCCACTAAGCTTTATTAACATCAAAACATGATGCTTTAACCGGGACAGCGAATTCCTCTCTCAATTTCAAAGCTAAATCTGGAAGAAGAGATACCTGCAGAATTTGCTGTCAAATGCAAGTTGACTGCCTACTTTACAGGTACATTACAACAAAACCTGCTGCATTTGCTGTCGGATGTCTATCTTCAATTAGTTTGTGACAATTCTCACAAAAATTCTTTGTTTTCTGTCACCTGCAGGTGCGGGCATATGTGTACCTGTTTCAATTGTGCTCATCAGCTGCAATGGAGCAGTGCCAAATGCCCAATCTGTCAAGCCCCAATCATTGACATCGTTCAGACAATTCCCAATTCATGAAAAACGATCGAAACTATCAACTTGAAACTGAcatcaaagtaaaaaaaaaaaaatctctcagaTTTTGTTTGCTGAACTTGCATGACCCTTAAGTTTGTAAAACTATAAGCCTTAGCCAGTCTCCACTTTCTTTGAACCATTGTAAGTAATCTTCTTGTGTCTTCACTACTGAAACCATGTCGATACAATAACAGGAAAGGGTTTCAACTATTTGAGATGGATGATGTAAAATTTACTCCCCATTTAACTTTATACAAGTTTGTATTACAAGAAACTAGCTCAATGCTTCTGTTTGCTATTTCTGCAGAAGGTACATAAATGTATTGGGATTGTCAAGGAACAAAAACCTTGAACAAGTGAGGTTGATTGCTAAATTTGCCCTAAGTTTTAGTATGTGACATAAATATGGTCGAGGATGTAAGTCGTGAAAAATGTGCATATGGTTTCTGCATTTTTGTACCACAGTTTCTTTTTAAACAATAAACTAATTGGTGAAATGTTCAAGTGGGAGATCATTGTTTACTATTGGTGAAGTTATAAATAAACTATTTATTTCATAACCATATTCAGGATAAAACTTACGAAGGAGAAACTGGCTGTATCTTAAGGTCATAAAGTCTTGCAAAATGTAAGGTAAAAGTCAATATAATAGACCTTGATCCGACTCTTCCTTGCACTAATGGGAGTTTCCCTCAATGTGATTGGATTCTTCCTTGGAACTTTGCACTGATGGGAGCCGCACCCCAAATTCTTCCTTGGGATTCCATACAGACATCATTTTTATTGAAAATAAGATGTTGCGGTAATAACTCCCCAAAACCAATTTACCTGAGAACAATTAGAATCGTCAATTGGGTTGGACTATATATACCTTTCACATTGGGAGCTACCTCCGATCATTAAAACCACCTCCACATGTGAGAgactattttatatatatatagaatatatatatataaaaagagagAGAGTAAAATGTTAGTTTACATAATGCGCGTGGATGCCTCTCACATggggaggtgcctccaatgatcGAAGGTACCTCCCTGTGTGAGAAGTACCCATGAggggaggcgcctccaatgatcgGTGATGCCTTCTCACGTAAGAGGTGTTGGAATATAAACAATCTGTTGTCGGAGATTTTTATgggacttagttgaatttaaaaattacacagaatttaaattcaacgtACAGTTGAGCTGACCTGAGCAAATGATCTCAGGCTGTCAGCAGAGGTTGGTTTTTATCCAAGTGTCAACCTCAGAGTGACTGAGTGAGCAGAGCGTCCGAGCAAAGAGGTCGGTCGGACGAGGCAGACAGACAGGCCGAGCAAGAGAGGCCGATCGGGTCGAGCAGACAGACCGGGCGGTAGACAGGTTGGGT
Coding sequences:
- the LOC122047108 gene encoding uncharacterized protein LOC122047108 isoform X1 gives rise to the protein MASSVARLSSAADDWGDRGHLAVAVLGASHGRPSYAPAGIMKVHIHQQKKRVGGDAPSSASPAADLDPIGKKEERGESRSSARRRESQILNKWAARQAREMVTTIEREAQQAEISTITTTGRPVSARAGSLHRESSLSGFLESSSTASAGCSGDLRANVRASSLIQMWRELEAEAGATTKHQEAFGGVGSNAEDACGGDNNSDVSDALDTFGDWSSDMMSMASTGPANSASASPMHESEMSRVGSIVRMLTSSYGAGGRFVPPLNNDNNGSGRESPAADKAERPRGKVSGPLGLMNSWRLRGRGEMESFVARMEQERRRELVALADHHHVSRFAYCGRLQSMLKLRSFERRVAIQDQMRAPSRRFHLDQMQNGSTISVIRERFNHRRQCSGSKRSFVESSSSVHIQFPAMIESTEFPISVDVQFPVNAESSDTSIHVQFPMDAEGSVHASPTDQFPCDKHQLQEIDSPRDSTSIPMEACSPMPKHNEPQDENHKIDGSWDDRNLWVDNLDWQRPLESLPSNGWESEVAVEDMETSPRQGLGPLGGWIGDQHSESWAWSIRRKPQCYDWFEHFSDNVEIRDLLERKRVSTSLASDFCNKMNQLVLSFIQRRDQYCSDENFAENNMDYPFWQQSLVYQNAEPIESDSSSMVPLHYYNLQTPEKWQNASFTGQSSQNVDREALNDLRSEMTQIHEEIGELRLMVQNCMEWQDKLRQSIKQDILDAINQSSANSSLNFKAKSGRRDTCRICCQMQVDCLLYRCGHMCTCFNCAHQLQWSSAKCPICQAPIIDIVQTIPNS
- the LOC122047108 gene encoding uncharacterized protein LOC122047108 isoform X2, which translates into the protein MVLSAADDWGDRGHLAVAVLGASHGRPSYAPAGIMKVHIHQQKKRVGGDAPSSASPAADLDPIGKKEERGESRSSARRRESQILNKWAARQAREMVTTIEREAQQAEISTITTTGRPVSARAGSLHRESSLSGFLESSSTASAGCSGDLRANVRASSLIQMWRELEAEAGATTKHQEAFGGVGSNAEDACGGDNNSDVSDALDTFGDWSSDMMSMASTGPANSASASPMHESEMSRVGSIVRMLTSSYGAGGRFVPPLNNDNNGSGRESPAADKAERPRGKVSGPLGLMNSWRLRGRGEMESFVARMEQERRRELVALADHHHVSRFAYCGRLQSMLKLRSFERRVAIQDQMRAPSRRFHLDQMQNGSTISVIRERFNHRRQCSGSKRSFVESSSSVHIQFPAMIESTEFPISVDVQFPVNAESSDTSIHVQFPMDAEGSVHASPTDQFPCDKHQLQEIDSPRDSTSIPMEACSPMPKHNEPQDENHKIDGSWDDRNLWVDNLDWQRPLESLPSNGWESEVAVEDMETSPRQGLGPLGGWIGDQHSESWAWSIRRKPQCYDWFEHFSDNVEIRDLLERKRVSTSLASDFCNKMNQLVLSFIQRRDQYCSDENFAENNMDYPFWQQSLVYQNAEPIESDSSSMVPLHYYNLQTPEKWQNASFTGQSSQNVDREALNDLRSEMTQIHEEIGELRLMVQNCMEWQDKLRQSIKQDILDAINQSSANSSLNFKAKSGRRDTCRICCQMQVDCLLYRCGHMCTCFNCAHQLQWSSAKCPICQAPIIDIVQTIPNS
- the LOC122047107 gene encoding metacaspase-5-like, which gives rise to MATKRAVLVGCNYPGTKAELKGCINDVNRMHRSLVEQFGFDDRDITVLIDTDKSYTQPTGANIRRALGDLVSAAKPGDYLFFHYSGHGTRLPAETGEDDDTGYDECIVPCDMNLITDDDFRGFVDKVHRGCRLTIVSDSCHSGGLINHAKEQIGESTKHGDHAEESSGSGSGFGFRSFLKQAVHEAFESRGIHLPHEGRHLIGGDDGAAAEREYRERGGEGYFKSRSLPLSTFLELLKQKTGKDDIDVGKIRPTLFEVFGDDASPKVKKFMKFLLHKFHRHGNDGEGSGGFLSIVGGLAQELLTQKLGGGEDDDEEVKPEEVYASSGKHGERQDSGILVSGCQSDQTSADANPAGGKGGGAYGALSNAIQSILQENGGEISNRKLVIRARKMLEKQGFTQRPGLYCSDENVDAPFICDP